One window of Athalia rosae chromosome 4, iyAthRosa1.1, whole genome shotgun sequence genomic DNA carries:
- the LOC105689549 gene encoding mitochondrial coenzyme A diphosphatase NUDT8, whose amino-acid sequence MNIVKESFACGSVSRRLFLRSTPAETQRRLGGINENDLSPDVVLSTSNRKNCAKNLRLYRPAPTTSEDEISKAAVLVPLCMYKGELGFLYTLRSTKLNTNKGQVSFPGGMYDKTDNNLEETAMRETYEELRIPREKIDIWTSGNPMGRNRVSVLPVLAYLGEIEPNELQLNTDEVEEAFVLTLHQLCDPSNCRFTQFRDSYTLPTYLAAKHRVWGLTAAITHVIMKALVPNVYKHKLAYVQPIHKTKSSTKSTTLSVP is encoded by the exons ATGAATATAGTCAAAGAAAGTTTCGCTTGTGGGTCAGTGTCTCGGAGATTGTTTCTTCGGTCCACG CCTGCAGAAACTCAGCGAAGACTTGGCGGGATAAATGAGAATGATTTGAGCCCCGATGTTGTACTAAGTACAAGTAACAGGAAGAATTGCGCGAAAAATTTGAGACTTTATCGTCCTGCTCCGACAACGTCAGAAGATGAGATTAGTAAAGCAGCTGTTCTTGTACCGCTTTGCATGTACAAAGGTGAACTTGGATTCCTTTATACTCTGAGATCAACGAAGTTAAATACTAACAAAGGGCAAGTTTCATTTCCTGGAGGAATGTACGATAAAACTGACAATAATTTAGAGGAAACAGCTATGAGAGAGACCTATGAAGAACTTCGTATTcctagagaaaaaattgatatatgGACAAGCGGAAACCCAATGGGAAGAAACCGAGTTAGTGTACTTCCGGTACTTGCATACCTTGGAGAAATTGAACCAAATGAACTCCAGCTTAACACCGACGAAGTGGAAGAAGCCTTCGTTCTTACTTTACACCAACTCTGTGATCCATCCAATTGCCGTTTTACACAATTTAGAGACAGTTATACTTTACCAACATATTTGGCAGCCAAACACCGAGTATGGGGCTTAACAGCTGCTATAACTCACGTAATAATGAAGGCATTAGTTCCAAACGTCTATAAACACAAGTTGGCCTACGTACAACCCATTCATAAAACAAAGAGTTCTACGAAATCTACGACACTATCGGTTCCCTAA
- the LOC105689550 gene encoding turripeptide Lol9.1-like, which yields MKFLCVALLLAMVAFVASSEEALPPCLCSRIYSPVCASNGKTYASKCEFRCHKTELQRRDVVGEIDLKIVRTGACDGPEIPELEDIFE from the exons ATGAAATTCCTCTGCGTTGCATTGTTGTTGGCGATGGTCGCCTTCGTCGCATCTAGCGAAGAAGCGTTACCACCTTGCCTATGTTCAAGGATATATTCCCCGGTTTGCGCTAGCAATGGAAAAACTTATGCCAGCAAATGCGAGTTTCGGTGTCACAAAACGGAGCTTCAGCGACGTGATGTGGTTGGCGAAATCG ATTTGAAGATCGTGAGGACTGGAGCATGTGACGGTCCTGAAATTCCTGAGTTGGAGGATATTTTCGAATAA
- the LOC105689528 gene encoding uncharacterized protein LOC105689528, with translation LETAETWCQPRGQARGPWIRGLPLPLPVWANDESPALTFPTVEQYEELAGSVELETQRLLREHRYDTVSNFLRLYEEFKVSGETSLERFYRKYQPVITNEHHTCVGLGFELLRRLCSLNKKFPGIAGRLYLVSCEETIGDIAGYVGGPPAADSGEKEHVLVCLKIEINDRRGVLLLDPGYHVARVVTVMADKLYPHTGWFTQSEEPNCKKEYNYTMCATDSDYVEWHERENRPGAQERTQVALIYVARPYLTAIDVTERRNLVYNFRSLLARDTKGHVTAGIYFPVVRDINQSHSFTIFYQTSNGKKRLKMPFSKFFGSPKTTHDAEETTILLECARQMGLTCEKFEGLLSNLATVMHDTKYIAQLLTINARINTLAEDN, from the exons CTCGAGACGGCAGAAACATGGTGCCAGCCGCGGGGGCAGGCACGTGGGCCCTGGATCAGGGGCCTACCGTTACCCCTGCCGGTTTGGGCCAATGACGAGTCACCAGCCCTGACCTTTCCTACGGTCGAACAATATGAGGAACTAGCAGGCAGCGTTGAACTTGAAACACAACGTCTGTTGCGTGAGCATCGCTACGACACCGTCAGCAACTTCCTTAG GCTTTATGAAGAGTTCAAAGTAAGTGGAGAAACTTCGCTAGAACGCTTTTATCGCAAATACCAGCCAGTGATTACTAATGAACATCATACATGTGTGGGTCTTGGCTTTGAGTTACTGCGACGCTTGTGCAGTTTAAACAAGAAATTCCCTGGGATAGCAGGTCGTTTGTACTTGGTATCTTGTGAAGAG ACAATCGGTGACATCGCTGGGTATGTTGGAGGTCCCCCAGCCGCAGATAGTGGTGAAAAGGAACACGTTTTGGTTTGTCTGAAGATTGAGATCAATGATCGTCGAGGAGTTTTACTCCTTGACCCTGGCTACCATGTTGCGCGTGTAGTAACAGTTATGGCTGACAAACTATACCCTCACACTGGGTGGTTTACGCAATCTGAAGAGCCCAACTGTAAAAAAGAGTATAACTACACCATGTGCGCTACGGATTCTGATTATGTCGAATGGCATGAAAGAGAGAACAGGCCAGGAGCTCAAGAAAGAACACAAGTTGCTCTTATATACGTCGCAAGACCTTATTTAACTGCCATCGATGTAACTGAACGCCGTAACTTGGTCTACAACTTCAGAAGTCTCCTTGCCAGAGATACCAAAGGCCACGTGACTGCTGGAATTTACTTTCCAGTTGTGCGGGACATTAATCAATCGCACAGCTTTACCATTTTTTACCAAACAAGCAACGGGAAAAAACGTTTAAAGATGCCATTCAGTAAATTTTTTGGCTCGCCTAAG actaCACACGATGCCGAGGAAACCACAATACTTTTGGAATGTGCACGCCAGATGGGTCTAACgtgcgaaaaatttgaaggtcTTTTGTCCAATCTTGCTACTGTGATGCACGATACAAAGTACATTGCTCAACTTTTAACCATCAACGCAAGAATCAACACCTTGGCTGAAGACAATTAA
- the LOC105689567 gene encoding myeloid leukemia factor isoform X3 — translation MSLFGSLMGDFEDDPVIGSHMRSMRYMMNNMTNSLFSDPFGMMGGPPALTAPNHRGNPRHNEMQMIPFGFPPMPAFNMNRVFTDFGNMAPNNGNCHSFMSRSVMTMTSGPDGRPQVYQASSSTRTAPGGVKETKKTVCDSRTGTKKMAIGHHIGERAHIYEREHNLHSGEQEERQEFINLEEEEADEFNNEWETRTRHAVGAVDYDTRGTPGHTSSRHRTRPEHSPLALPAPAASTDTSETTTNATVTQPPANLPAGSGSRKRDRSPEIESSNKRHSKPDSDV, via the exons ATGTCTCTTTTTGGTTCACTGATGGGTGATTTTGAAGATGATCCTGTGATTGG aAGTCACATGCGATCCATGAGATACATGATGAACAACATGACGAACTCGCTATTCAGTGACCCTTTTGGCATGATGGGTGGACCACCAGCACTTACTGCTCCAAATCATCGAGGCAACCCTCGTCACAATGAAATGCAGATGATACCCTTTGGTTTCCCTCCTATGCCTGCTTTTAACATGAACAGGGTCTTTACAGACTTT GGAAATATGGCCCCAAACAATGGAAATTGTCACTCTTTCATGAGTCGTTCTGTCATGACCATGACCAGTGGTCCTGACGGTAGGCCACAAGTTTACCAGGCATCATCATCAACCAGAACAGCACCTGGTGGTGTGaaggaaactaaaaaaaccGTTTGTGACTCTCGCACCGGCACTAAAAAAATGGCAATTGGACACCATATCGGTGAAAGGGCTCATATCTATGAACGAGAACACAACCTTCATAGTGGCGAACAAGAGGAACGTCAAGAATTCATTAATCTCGAGGAAG AAGAAGCTGACGAGTTTAACAATGAATGGGAAACACGCACAAGGCACGCAGTTGGTGCTGTGGATTATGATACGCGTGGAACACCTGGCCATACTTCTTCTCGACACAGGACCCGTCCTGAGCACAGCCCCCTGGCACTTCCGGCACCAGCAGCAAG cacTGATACGTCAGAAACTACAACAAATGCTACTGTTACACAACCTCCGGCAAATTTACCTGCTGGTTCAGGAAGTCGCAAGCGCGATCGTAGCCCAGAGATTGAAAGCAGTAACAAACGACACTCCAAACCTGATTCCGATGTTTGA
- the LOC105689567 gene encoding myeloid leukemia factor isoform X1: MSLFGSLMGDFEDDPVIGSHMRSMRYMMNNMTNSLFSDPFGMMGGPPALTAPNHRGNPRHNEMQMIPFGFPPMPAFNMNRVFTDFGNMAPNNGNCHSFMSRSVMTMTSGPDGRPQVYQASSSTRTAPGGVKETKKTVCDSRTGTKKMAIGHHIGERAHIYEREHNLHSGEQEERQEFINLEEEEADEFNNEWETRTRHAVGAVDYDTRGTPGHTSSRHRTRPEHSPLALPAPAASRLSSRSRWAPSPRRGLRTSSNPKSSSLLSTSRTDTSETTTNATVTQPPANLPAGSGSRKRDRSPEIESSNKRHSKPDSDV, encoded by the exons ATGTCTCTTTTTGGTTCACTGATGGGTGATTTTGAAGATGATCCTGTGATTGG aAGTCACATGCGATCCATGAGATACATGATGAACAACATGACGAACTCGCTATTCAGTGACCCTTTTGGCATGATGGGTGGACCACCAGCACTTACTGCTCCAAATCATCGAGGCAACCCTCGTCACAATGAAATGCAGATGATACCCTTTGGTTTCCCTCCTATGCCTGCTTTTAACATGAACAGGGTCTTTACAGACTTT GGAAATATGGCCCCAAACAATGGAAATTGTCACTCTTTCATGAGTCGTTCTGTCATGACCATGACCAGTGGTCCTGACGGTAGGCCACAAGTTTACCAGGCATCATCATCAACCAGAACAGCACCTGGTGGTGTGaaggaaactaaaaaaaccGTTTGTGACTCTCGCACCGGCACTAAAAAAATGGCAATTGGACACCATATCGGTGAAAGGGCTCATATCTATGAACGAGAACACAACCTTCATAGTGGCGAACAAGAGGAACGTCAAGAATTCATTAATCTCGAGGAAG AAGAAGCTGACGAGTTTAACAATGAATGGGAAACACGCACAAGGCACGCAGTTGGTGCTGTGGATTATGATACGCGTGGAACACCTGGCCATACTTCTTCTCGACACAGGACCCGTCCTGAGCACAGCCCCCTGGCACTTCCGGCACCAGCAGCAAG CAGACTATCTAGTCGCTCGAGGTGGGCACCTTCTCCGAGGCGAGGTTTGAGAACCTCGAGTAATCCAAAGTCCAGCAGTTTGTTGTCAACATCACG cacTGATACGTCAGAAACTACAACAAATGCTACTGTTACACAACCTCCGGCAAATTTACCTGCTGGTTCAGGAAGTCGCAAGCGCGATCGTAGCCCAGAGATTGAAAGCAGTAACAAACGACACTCCAAACCTGATTCCGATGTTTGA
- the LOC105689567 gene encoding myeloid leukemia factor isoform X2, translated as MSLFGSLMGDFEDDPVIGSHMRSMRYMMNNMTNSLFSDPFGMMGGPPALTAPNHRGNPRHNEMQMIPFGFPPMPAFNMNRVFTDFGNMAPNNGNCHSFMSRSVMTMTSGPDGRPQVYQASSSTRTAPGGVKETKKTVCDSRTGTKKMAIGHHIGERAHIYEREHNLHSGEQEERQEFINLEEEEADEFNNEWETRTRHAVGAVDYDTRGTPGHTSSRHRTRPEHSPLALPAPAARLSSRSRWAPSPRRGLRTSSNPKSSSLLSTSRTDTSETTTNATVTQPPANLPAGSGSRKRDRSPEIESSNKRHSKPDSDV; from the exons ATGTCTCTTTTTGGTTCACTGATGGGTGATTTTGAAGATGATCCTGTGATTGG aAGTCACATGCGATCCATGAGATACATGATGAACAACATGACGAACTCGCTATTCAGTGACCCTTTTGGCATGATGGGTGGACCACCAGCACTTACTGCTCCAAATCATCGAGGCAACCCTCGTCACAATGAAATGCAGATGATACCCTTTGGTTTCCCTCCTATGCCTGCTTTTAACATGAACAGGGTCTTTACAGACTTT GGAAATATGGCCCCAAACAATGGAAATTGTCACTCTTTCATGAGTCGTTCTGTCATGACCATGACCAGTGGTCCTGACGGTAGGCCACAAGTTTACCAGGCATCATCATCAACCAGAACAGCACCTGGTGGTGTGaaggaaactaaaaaaaccGTTTGTGACTCTCGCACCGGCACTAAAAAAATGGCAATTGGACACCATATCGGTGAAAGGGCTCATATCTATGAACGAGAACACAACCTTCATAGTGGCGAACAAGAGGAACGTCAAGAATTCATTAATCTCGAGGAAG AAGAAGCTGACGAGTTTAACAATGAATGGGAAACACGCACAAGGCACGCAGTTGGTGCTGTGGATTATGATACGCGTGGAACACCTGGCCATACTTCTTCTCGACACAGGACCCGTCCTGAGCACAGCCCCCTGGCACTTCCGGCACCAGCAGCAAG ACTATCTAGTCGCTCGAGGTGGGCACCTTCTCCGAGGCGAGGTTTGAGAACCTCGAGTAATCCAAAGTCCAGCAGTTTGTTGTCAACATCACG cacTGATACGTCAGAAACTACAACAAATGCTACTGTTACACAACCTCCGGCAAATTTACCTGCTGGTTCAGGAAGTCGCAAGCGCGATCGTAGCCCAGAGATTGAAAGCAGTAACAAACGACACTCCAAACCTGATTCCGATGTTTGA
- the LOC105689567 gene encoding myeloid leukemia factor isoform X5: protein MSLFGSLMGDFEDDPVIGSHMRSMRYMMNNMTNSLFSDPFGMMGGPPALTAPNHRGNPRHNEMQMIPFGFPPMPAFNMNRVFTDFGNMAPNNGNCHSFMSRSVMTMTSGPDGRPQVYQASSSTRTAPGGVKETKKTVCDSRTGTKKMAIGHHIGERAHIYEREHNLHSGEQEERQEFINLEEEEADEFNNEWETRTRHAVGAVDYDTRGTPGHTSSRHRTRPEHSPLALPAPAARLSSRSRWAPSPRRGLRTSSNPKSSSLLSTSRYSRKY from the exons ATGTCTCTTTTTGGTTCACTGATGGGTGATTTTGAAGATGATCCTGTGATTGG aAGTCACATGCGATCCATGAGATACATGATGAACAACATGACGAACTCGCTATTCAGTGACCCTTTTGGCATGATGGGTGGACCACCAGCACTTACTGCTCCAAATCATCGAGGCAACCCTCGTCACAATGAAATGCAGATGATACCCTTTGGTTTCCCTCCTATGCCTGCTTTTAACATGAACAGGGTCTTTACAGACTTT GGAAATATGGCCCCAAACAATGGAAATTGTCACTCTTTCATGAGTCGTTCTGTCATGACCATGACCAGTGGTCCTGACGGTAGGCCACAAGTTTACCAGGCATCATCATCAACCAGAACAGCACCTGGTGGTGTGaaggaaactaaaaaaaccGTTTGTGACTCTCGCACCGGCACTAAAAAAATGGCAATTGGACACCATATCGGTGAAAGGGCTCATATCTATGAACGAGAACACAACCTTCATAGTGGCGAACAAGAGGAACGTCAAGAATTCATTAATCTCGAGGAAG AAGAAGCTGACGAGTTTAACAATGAATGGGAAACACGCACAAGGCACGCAGTTGGTGCTGTGGATTATGATACGCGTGGAACACCTGGCCATACTTCTTCTCGACACAGGACCCGTCCTGAGCACAGCCCCCTGGCACTTCCGGCACCAGCAGCAAG ACTATCTAGTCGCTCGAGGTGGGCACCTTCTCCGAGGCGAGGTTTGAGAACCTCGAGTAATCCAAAGTCCAGCAGTTTGTTGTCAACATCACG GTACAGCCGAAAATATTAA
- the LOC105689567 gene encoding myeloid leukemia factor isoform X4, with protein sequence MSLFGSLMGDFEDDPVIGSHMRSMRYMMNNMTNSLFSDPFGMMGGPPALTAPNHRGNPRHNEMQMIPFGFPPMPAFNMNRVFTDFGNMAPNNGNCHSFMSRSVMTMTSGPDGRPQVYQASSSTRTAPGGVKETKKTVCDSRTGTKKMAIGHHIGERAHIYEREHNLHSGEQEERQEFINLEEEEADEFNNEWETRTRHAVGAVDYDTRGTPGHTSSRHRTRPEHSPLALPAPAASRLSSRSRWAPSPRRGLRTSSNPKSSSLLSTSRYSRKY encoded by the exons ATGTCTCTTTTTGGTTCACTGATGGGTGATTTTGAAGATGATCCTGTGATTGG aAGTCACATGCGATCCATGAGATACATGATGAACAACATGACGAACTCGCTATTCAGTGACCCTTTTGGCATGATGGGTGGACCACCAGCACTTACTGCTCCAAATCATCGAGGCAACCCTCGTCACAATGAAATGCAGATGATACCCTTTGGTTTCCCTCCTATGCCTGCTTTTAACATGAACAGGGTCTTTACAGACTTT GGAAATATGGCCCCAAACAATGGAAATTGTCACTCTTTCATGAGTCGTTCTGTCATGACCATGACCAGTGGTCCTGACGGTAGGCCACAAGTTTACCAGGCATCATCATCAACCAGAACAGCACCTGGTGGTGTGaaggaaactaaaaaaaccGTTTGTGACTCTCGCACCGGCACTAAAAAAATGGCAATTGGACACCATATCGGTGAAAGGGCTCATATCTATGAACGAGAACACAACCTTCATAGTGGCGAACAAGAGGAACGTCAAGAATTCATTAATCTCGAGGAAG AAGAAGCTGACGAGTTTAACAATGAATGGGAAACACGCACAAGGCACGCAGTTGGTGCTGTGGATTATGATACGCGTGGAACACCTGGCCATACTTCTTCTCGACACAGGACCCGTCCTGAGCACAGCCCCCTGGCACTTCCGGCACCAGCAGCAAG CAGACTATCTAGTCGCTCGAGGTGGGCACCTTCTCCGAGGCGAGGTTTGAGAACCTCGAGTAATCCAAAGTCCAGCAGTTTGTTGTCAACATCACG GTACAGCCGAAAATATTAA
- the LOC105689567 gene encoding myeloid leukemia factor isoform X8, producing the protein MSLFGSLMGDFEDDPVIGSHMRSMRYMMNNMTNSLFSDPFGMMGGPPALTAPNHRGNPRHNEMQMIPFGFPPMPAFNMNRVFTDFGNMAPNNGNCHSFMSRSVMTMTSGPDGRPQVYQASSSTRTAPGGVKETKKTVCDSRTGTKKMAIGHHIGERAHIYEREHNLHSGEQEERQEFINLEEEEADEFNNEWETRTRHAVGAVDYDTRGTPGHTSSRHRTRPEHSPLALPAPAARYSRKY; encoded by the exons ATGTCTCTTTTTGGTTCACTGATGGGTGATTTTGAAGATGATCCTGTGATTGG aAGTCACATGCGATCCATGAGATACATGATGAACAACATGACGAACTCGCTATTCAGTGACCCTTTTGGCATGATGGGTGGACCACCAGCACTTACTGCTCCAAATCATCGAGGCAACCCTCGTCACAATGAAATGCAGATGATACCCTTTGGTTTCCCTCCTATGCCTGCTTTTAACATGAACAGGGTCTTTACAGACTTT GGAAATATGGCCCCAAACAATGGAAATTGTCACTCTTTCATGAGTCGTTCTGTCATGACCATGACCAGTGGTCCTGACGGTAGGCCACAAGTTTACCAGGCATCATCATCAACCAGAACAGCACCTGGTGGTGTGaaggaaactaaaaaaaccGTTTGTGACTCTCGCACCGGCACTAAAAAAATGGCAATTGGACACCATATCGGTGAAAGGGCTCATATCTATGAACGAGAACACAACCTTCATAGTGGCGAACAAGAGGAACGTCAAGAATTCATTAATCTCGAGGAAG AAGAAGCTGACGAGTTTAACAATGAATGGGAAACACGCACAAGGCACGCAGTTGGTGCTGTGGATTATGATACGCGTGGAACACCTGGCCATACTTCTTCTCGACACAGGACCCGTCCTGAGCACAGCCCCCTGGCACTTCCGGCACCAGCAGCAAG GTACAGCCGAAAATATTAA
- the LOC105689567 gene encoding myeloid leukemia factor isoform X6, whose amino-acid sequence MSLFGSLMGDFEDDPVIGSHMRSMRYMMNNMTNSLFSDPFGMMGGPPALTAPNHRGNPRHNEMQMIPFGFPPMPAFNMNRVFTDFGNMAPNNGNCHSFMSRSVMTMTSGPDGRPQVYQASSSTRTAPGGVKETKKTVCDSRTGTKKMAIGHHIGERAHIYEREHNLHSGEQEERQEFINLEEEEADEFNNEWETRTRHAVGAVDYDTRGTPGHTSSRHRTRPEHSPLALPAPAARSGCGWYAFVADYLVARGGHLLRGEV is encoded by the exons ATGTCTCTTTTTGGTTCACTGATGGGTGATTTTGAAGATGATCCTGTGATTGG aAGTCACATGCGATCCATGAGATACATGATGAACAACATGACGAACTCGCTATTCAGTGACCCTTTTGGCATGATGGGTGGACCACCAGCACTTACTGCTCCAAATCATCGAGGCAACCCTCGTCACAATGAAATGCAGATGATACCCTTTGGTTTCCCTCCTATGCCTGCTTTTAACATGAACAGGGTCTTTACAGACTTT GGAAATATGGCCCCAAACAATGGAAATTGTCACTCTTTCATGAGTCGTTCTGTCATGACCATGACCAGTGGTCCTGACGGTAGGCCACAAGTTTACCAGGCATCATCATCAACCAGAACAGCACCTGGTGGTGTGaaggaaactaaaaaaaccGTTTGTGACTCTCGCACCGGCACTAAAAAAATGGCAATTGGACACCATATCGGTGAAAGGGCTCATATCTATGAACGAGAACACAACCTTCATAGTGGCGAACAAGAGGAACGTCAAGAATTCATTAATCTCGAGGAAG AAGAAGCTGACGAGTTTAACAATGAATGGGAAACACGCACAAGGCACGCAGTTGGTGCTGTGGATTATGATACGCGTGGAACACCTGGCCATACTTCTTCTCGACACAGGACCCGTCCTGAGCACAGCCCCCTGGCACTTCCGGCACCAGCAGCAAG GTCTGGTTGTGGTTGGTATGCTTTTGTAGCAGACTATCTAGTCGCTCGAGGTGGGCACCTTCTCCGAGGCGAGGTTTGA
- the LOC105689567 gene encoding myeloid leukemia factor isoform X7, protein MSLFGSLMGDFEDDPVIGSHMRSMRYMMNNMTNSLFSDPFGMMGGPPALTAPNHRGNPRHNEMQMIPFGFPPMPAFNMNRVFTDFGNMAPNNGNCHSFMSRSVMTMTSGPDGRPQVYQASSSTRTAPGGVKETKKTVCDSRTGTKKMAIGHHIGERAHIYEREHNLHSGEQEERQEFINLEEEEADEFNNEWETRTRHAVGAVDYDTRGTPGHTSSRHRTRPEHSPLALPAPAASRYKKRGRRSGRESFPKK, encoded by the exons ATGTCTCTTTTTGGTTCACTGATGGGTGATTTTGAAGATGATCCTGTGATTGG aAGTCACATGCGATCCATGAGATACATGATGAACAACATGACGAACTCGCTATTCAGTGACCCTTTTGGCATGATGGGTGGACCACCAGCACTTACTGCTCCAAATCATCGAGGCAACCCTCGTCACAATGAAATGCAGATGATACCCTTTGGTTTCCCTCCTATGCCTGCTTTTAACATGAACAGGGTCTTTACAGACTTT GGAAATATGGCCCCAAACAATGGAAATTGTCACTCTTTCATGAGTCGTTCTGTCATGACCATGACCAGTGGTCCTGACGGTAGGCCACAAGTTTACCAGGCATCATCATCAACCAGAACAGCACCTGGTGGTGTGaaggaaactaaaaaaaccGTTTGTGACTCTCGCACCGGCACTAAAAAAATGGCAATTGGACACCATATCGGTGAAAGGGCTCATATCTATGAACGAGAACACAACCTTCATAGTGGCGAACAAGAGGAACGTCAAGAATTCATTAATCTCGAGGAAG AAGAAGCTGACGAGTTTAACAATGAATGGGAAACACGCACAAGGCACGCAGTTGGTGCTGTGGATTATGATACGCGTGGAACACCTGGCCATACTTCTTCTCGACACAGGACCCGTCCTGAGCACAGCCCCCTGGCACTTCCGGCACCAGCAGCAAG CAGATACAAGAAGCGTGGCAGACGATCTGGTAGAGAGTCCTTCCCAAAAAAGTAA
- the LOC105689561 gene encoding 39S ribosomal protein L13, mitochondrial has translation MSALRRAQQWATFTRTWHLYDATWQNPFNSAEVIKKYLMGLHKPIYHPMNDCGDHVVVINTRDIALRGDEWRKRVYFHHTGYPGGASWTLAWELHNKNPVLVLKKAVYTSMVGNLQRRHTMQRLHLFPDSKVPEEILGNISNQIKQLRPVPKRLDHMSPEEVEQFPKIMDYPTDYVVR, from the exons ATGTCTGCATTAAGGAGGGCACAG CAATGGGCCACATTTACCAGAACTTGGCATCTCTATGACGCTACCTGGCAAAACCCGTTCAACAGCGCAgaagttataaaaaaatatctaatgGGACTTCATAAACCTATATATCATCCTATGA ATGACTGTGGAGACCATGTGGTTGTTATAAATACTAGAGATATAGCATTAAGAGGAGATGAATGGCGAAAACGAGTGTATTTCCATCACACTGGATATCCTGGGGGTGCTTCGTGGACACTCGCTTGGGAGTTACATAACAAAAATCCCGTATTG GTCCTTAAAAAGGCGGTGTATACTTCCATGGTAGGCAACTTACAACGGAGACACACAATGCAACGTTTGCACCTATTTCCAGACAGCAAAGTCCCGGAAGAAATTTTAGGCAATATCAGCAATCAGATAAAACAATTGAGACCTGTTCCAAAACGATTGGATCATATGTCACCAGAAGAAGTTGAACAATTTCCTAAAATTATGGATTATCCCACAGATTATGTTGTGCGATAA